One genomic region from Marinobacter szutsaonensis encodes:
- a CDS encoding DUF6160 family protein, with translation MKGLKLTLPALCVAGAPLFAQADIQMLDESSMGNITGQAGVSIELETKIGIGRFTYTDEGSLAINDIRIGGTNRTDLFGFSGMGGPVATDTLDNIRIDIDILADGDAAINIQPTYFNAVDFRISTGSWQLLSSDGSESTTFLDNFVAEGVMGRGEIHIDTSTDVMRFATAIGIERMDFDVPFLAVGVRGMSITGTDWDPYVFRNPMDVFAEVELFIYEGARLAGPGSALAIDMPVFEADMRIDELIVGQQSIGSIFLDNLAITDTAMRIYGH, from the coding sequence ATGAAAGGCCTGAAACTTACCTTGCCGGCGCTGTGCGTGGCAGGCGCTCCGCTGTTCGCCCAGGCGGATATCCAGATGCTGGATGAAAGCTCCATGGGCAACATCACCGGTCAAGCCGGCGTCAGTATCGAATTGGAGACCAAAATCGGAATTGGCCGGTTTACCTACACGGATGAGGGCTCCCTGGCGATCAACGACATCCGTATCGGTGGCACCAACCGGACGGACCTGTTCGGCTTCAGTGGAATGGGCGGTCCCGTAGCCACCGACACCCTGGATAACATCCGTATCGATATCGACATACTGGCGGACGGCGATGCCGCCATCAATATCCAGCCAACCTACTTCAACGCAGTGGATTTCCGGATCAGTACCGGCTCATGGCAGTTGCTGAGCAGTGACGGATCGGAATCAACCACCTTCCTGGACAACTTTGTGGCCGAAGGTGTCATGGGGCGGGGTGAAATTCACATCGATACCAGTACGGATGTCATGCGCTTTGCCACCGCGATTGGTATTGAGCGGATGGATTTCGATGTTCCCTTTCTGGCGGTCGGGGTTCGCGGCATGAGCATAACCGGTACCGACTGGGATCCGTATGTCTTCCGGAATCCGATGGATGTCTTTGCCGAGGTGGAGCTGTTCATCTATGAAGGAGCCCGGCTTGCCGGACCCGGGTCGGCCCTGGCCATTGATATGCCGGTCTTTGAGGCGGACATGCGGATCGATGAATTGATTGTGGGCCAGCAGTCGATCGGCAGTATTTTCCTCGATAATCTGGCGATCACCGATACCGCCATGCGTATCTATGGTCACTGA
- a CDS encoding ABC transporter ATP-binding protein, whose protein sequence is MISASDLRLTFGKGTPLENPALRGMSLTVNQGEFVTVIGSNGAGKSTFLNALAGEVIVDTGQIIVDNQDVTRLPTHKRAARVARVFQDPLAGTCENLSIEENLALAIKRGQRRGLTSAVKKQYLGQFRESLASLKLGLENRLGDKMGLLSGGQRQAVSLLMASLTPSSILLLDEHTAALDPKTAAFVLELTEKIIEEQKLTALMVTHSMKQALEVGTRTVMLHQGQVVFDIAGEDRKGLEVKDLLGLFEKQRGLEVDDDSLLLG, encoded by the coding sequence ATGATCAGTGCAAGCGATCTCCGACTGACTTTTGGCAAGGGAACGCCGCTGGAAAACCCCGCACTCCGGGGCATGAGCCTGACCGTGAACCAGGGTGAATTTGTCACCGTGATCGGCAGTAACGGCGCCGGCAAATCCACCTTCCTCAACGCCCTTGCCGGCGAAGTGATTGTGGATACGGGCCAGATTATCGTGGACAACCAGGACGTCACCCGCCTGCCCACCCACAAGCGCGCAGCGCGGGTGGCCCGGGTGTTCCAGGACCCGCTCGCGGGCACCTGCGAGAACCTGTCCATCGAGGAAAACCTGGCCCTCGCCATCAAACGCGGCCAGCGCCGCGGCCTGACCTCGGCGGTCAAGAAACAGTACCTGGGCCAGTTCCGGGAAAGCCTCGCCTCCCTGAAGCTCGGCCTGGAAAACCGCCTCGGCGACAAGATGGGCCTGCTCTCCGGTGGTCAGCGCCAGGCCGTGAGCCTGCTGATGGCCAGCCTGACGCCTTCCAGCATCTTGCTGCTGGATGAGCACACCGCCGCCCTGGACCCGAAAACCGCCGCCTTCGTGCTGGAACTGACCGAAAAGATCATCGAGGAGCAGAAACTGACTGCCCTGATGGTCACCCACAGCATGAAACAGGCACTGGAAGTCGGCACCCGCACGGTGATGCTGCACCAGGGCCAGGTGGTGTTCGACATTGCCGGTGAGGATCGGAAAGGTCTGGAAGTGAAGGACCTGCTCGGGCTGTTCGAGAAACAGCGCGGCCTGGAAGTGGACGACGATAGTCTGCTGCTGGGCTGA
- a CDS encoding ABC transporter permease: MLSEIAFYGALETGLIYGLVAFGIYISFRVLDFPDLTVDGSFPLGAAVAAMLIIAGWNPWIATGAAVLAGMAAGAVTALLNVKLNILNLLASILTMIALYSVNLRIMGRPNVALLTEETVLTPWYELDLAFHQVPVLLFLVVVFISLILLWRFMKSETGLAMRATGANPRMARAQGIATGGMIVLGVALSNGLVGLAGALFAQSQGAADVTMGVGVIVIGLASLIGGEALVTPSTVIRALIACVVGAIIYRLAIAFALNADVLGLQAQDLNLITAVLVTLAIVLPGVRNSVIGKLTRKKA, from the coding sequence ATGCTCAGTGAAATCGCTTTTTACGGCGCCCTGGAAACCGGCCTAATCTATGGCCTGGTTGCCTTCGGCATCTACATCTCTTTCCGCGTTCTCGACTTCCCCGACCTCACCGTTGACGGCAGCTTCCCCCTGGGTGCCGCCGTGGCTGCCATGCTCATCATCGCCGGCTGGAATCCCTGGATTGCCACCGGTGCGGCCGTGCTCGCCGGTATGGCTGCCGGTGCCGTGACCGCGCTGCTTAACGTCAAGCTCAACATCCTGAACCTGCTGGCGTCGATCCTGACCATGATCGCCCTGTACTCGGTGAACCTCCGGATCATGGGCCGGCCCAACGTGGCCCTGTTGACCGAGGAAACCGTACTTACCCCCTGGTACGAGCTGGACCTGGCATTCCACCAGGTACCGGTGCTGCTGTTCCTGGTGGTGGTCTTCATTTCACTGATCCTGCTCTGGCGCTTCATGAAGTCCGAAACCGGCCTGGCCATGCGCGCCACTGGCGCCAACCCCCGGATGGCCCGGGCCCAGGGTATCGCCACCGGCGGCATGATCGTTCTCGGCGTTGCCCTCTCCAACGGCCTGGTGGGCCTGGCCGGCGCGCTGTTTGCCCAAAGCCAGGGCGCGGCGGACGTCACCATGGGTGTCGGCGTGATCGTGATCGGCCTGGCCTCCCTGATTGGCGGTGAAGCCCTGGTTACCCCCTCCACGGTTATCCGGGCACTGATTGCCTGCGTGGTGGGCGCCATCATCTACCGCCTCGCCATCGCCTTCGCTCTGAACGCCGACGTGCTGGGCCTGCAGGCACAGGACCTGAACCTGATCACCGCCGTGCTCGTGACCCTGGCCATCGTGTTGCCGGGCGTGCGCAACTCCGTAATCGGCAAACTCACCCGCAAAAAGGCCTGA
- a CDS encoding ABC transporter substrate-binding protein: MAKRTLRTLLGASLLAAASLVQAQEAKTVAITQIVEHPALDAVYQGVKDQLAEQGYKEGENLTVMHESAQGNSAIASQIARKFIGEQPDVIVAIATPSAQTVAAAARNIPVVFSAVTDPVGAKLVQSLEAPGANITGVSDMLPLEKHLDMLQRVMPDAKRIGTVYNPGEANAVSLVNMLEERLAARGLELVKAAATKTSEVLGAARSLVGEADAIYLTTDNTVISAAEAVISVGERADIPVFAADTATVERGAVAALGFNYYEHGRQTGKMVYRVLQGADTATMPVETMDTLDLFVNPAAAERMGITLSEDFVKEAKEVVKNDK; encoded by the coding sequence ATGGCCAAGAGAACTCTGCGCACTCTTCTGGGTGCCTCCCTGCTGGCAGCGGCAAGCCTGGTACAGGCCCAGGAAGCCAAGACGGTTGCCATCACGCAGATCGTCGAACATCCGGCTCTGGACGCCGTTTACCAGGGCGTGAAGGACCAGCTGGCCGAGCAAGGCTATAAGGAAGGCGAAAACCTGACCGTGATGCACGAGAGCGCCCAGGGCAACTCCGCCATCGCCTCCCAGATCGCGCGCAAGTTTATCGGTGAACAGCCGGATGTGATCGTGGCCATCGCCACTCCCTCCGCGCAGACCGTAGCCGCAGCCGCCCGCAACATCCCCGTGGTGTTCTCCGCAGTGACCGACCCGGTTGGTGCCAAGCTGGTCCAGAGCCTGGAAGCACCGGGCGCCAACATCACCGGCGTCAGCGACATGCTGCCCCTCGAGAAGCATCTGGACATGCTCCAGCGTGTGATGCCGGATGCCAAGCGTATCGGTACCGTGTACAACCCGGGTGAAGCCAACGCCGTTTCCCTGGTCAACATGCTCGAAGAGCGCCTGGCCGCCCGTGGCCTGGAGCTGGTCAAGGCCGCCGCTACCAAGACCTCCGAGGTTCTGGGTGCTGCCCGTTCCCTGGTGGGTGAAGCCGACGCCATCTACCTGACCACCGACAACACCGTGATCAGCGCCGCCGAGGCAGTCATCTCAGTGGGCGAGCGTGCCGATATCCCGGTGTTCGCCGCCGACACCGCCACCGTTGAGCGTGGTGCCGTGGCGGCCCTCGGCTTCAACTACTACGAGCACGGCCGCCAGACCGGCAAGATGGTCTACCGCGTGCTCCAAGGTGCGGACACCGCCACCATGCCCGTTGAAACCATGGACACCCTGGACCTGTTCGTGAACCCCGCCGCCGCCGAGCGTATGGGTATCACCCTGTCCGAAGATTTCGTCAAGGAAGCGAAAGAAGTCGTCAAAAACGACAAGTAA
- a CDS encoding AMP-binding protein: MDTTNKLPLDMVYHWEKAKKNDLYMTQPVGDGKVVEYTWGRAVEEARRMAAYLKSLNLPEKSRVGIISKNCAQWVMSDWAIWMAGHISVPLYPTLNADTVNYILNHAECEVLFVGKLDDWDMMKPGVPESVRCISYPLSPPNDFETWDDIVSKYPPLEENVQRDPEELATIVYTSGSTGRPKGVMLSFNNMAFAAAGGIETLGVGPNERMLSYLPLAHVFERTFVELGSLYSGFQLYFAESLDTFVQDLQRAQPTLFLSVPRLWVKFQHGVLQKLPKEKMDRLMKIPLVNRLIKKKVLKGLGLDKVKLAGSGSAPLSHDVLDWYRNLGLELLEGYGMSENFAYSHMNKPGRTRTGYVGESLPGVETKISEEGEVLVKSPATMMGYYKDEEKTRETFTEDGFLKTGDKGEIDEMGRLKLTGRIKEIFKTSKGKYIAPAPIENRLMSHDAIEMVCVSGANQTHPHALVMLGEEARPKLADENYRKQLEDSFKNLIQEVNKSVDPHEQLAFITVVSDEWSIENSFLTPTLKLKRNVVEDAYQEKVDSWYAQKQPVIWQ, from the coding sequence ATGGACACAACAAACAAGCTTCCCCTGGATATGGTCTATCACTGGGAGAAGGCGAAGAAGAACGACCTCTACATGACCCAGCCCGTGGGCGACGGCAAGGTGGTGGAATACACCTGGGGTCGTGCGGTAGAAGAGGCGCGCCGGATGGCCGCCTATCTGAAATCCCTGAACCTCCCGGAAAAGAGCCGGGTGGGCATTATTTCCAAGAATTGCGCCCAGTGGGTCATGTCAGATTGGGCCATTTGGATGGCCGGCCACATTTCCGTTCCCCTGTACCCCACGCTGAACGCCGATACCGTCAACTACATCCTCAACCATGCCGAGTGCGAGGTGTTGTTCGTCGGCAAGCTGGATGACTGGGACATGATGAAGCCCGGCGTGCCTGAATCGGTTCGCTGTATTTCCTACCCGCTGAGCCCGCCCAACGATTTCGAGACCTGGGACGATATCGTCAGCAAGTACCCGCCGCTGGAGGAGAATGTACAGCGTGATCCGGAAGAGCTGGCCACCATCGTGTATACCTCCGGCAGTACCGGCCGGCCCAAGGGCGTGATGCTGAGTTTCAACAACATGGCGTTTGCCGCCGCCGGTGGCATCGAGACCCTGGGCGTCGGGCCGAACGAGCGCATGCTGTCCTATCTGCCGCTGGCTCATGTGTTCGAGCGCACCTTTGTGGAGCTGGGCTCACTGTATTCCGGCTTCCAGCTGTATTTTGCGGAATCCCTGGATACCTTTGTCCAGGATCTGCAACGGGCTCAGCCCACGCTGTTCCTGTCGGTGCCCCGCCTGTGGGTGAAGTTCCAGCACGGTGTGTTGCAGAAGTTGCCGAAGGAAAAGATGGATCGCCTGATGAAGATCCCGCTGGTGAACCGGCTGATCAAGAAGAAGGTGCTCAAGGGCCTGGGTCTGGACAAGGTGAAGCTGGCCGGCAGTGGCTCGGCGCCACTGTCCCACGATGTGCTGGACTGGTACCGCAATCTCGGCCTGGAGCTGCTTGAGGGTTACGGCATGTCTGAGAACTTTGCCTACTCCCACATGAACAAGCCGGGCCGGACCCGTACTGGTTATGTGGGCGAGTCCCTGCCGGGTGTGGAAACGAAGATCAGCGAGGAAGGTGAGGTGCTGGTCAAGAGCCCGGCCACCATGATGGGCTACTACAAGGACGAGGAGAAAACCCGGGAAACCTTTACCGAGGATGGCTTCCTGAAGACCGGTGACAAGGGCGAGATCGACGAGATGGGCCGCCTGAAACTCACCGGCCGTATCAAGGAAATCTTCAAGACCAGCAAGGGCAAGTACATTGCGCCTGCGCCCATCGAGAACCGCCTGATGTCCCACGACGCCATCGAGATGGTGTGTGTGTCCGGTGCCAACCAGACCCATCCCCATGCCCTGGTGATGCTCGGTGAGGAAGCCCGGCCGAAGCTCGCGGATGAGAATTACCGTAAGCAGCTCGAGGACAGTTTCAAGAATCTGATCCAGGAAGTGAACAAGAGTGTGGATCCCCACGAGCAGCTGGCATTCATTACCGTGGTCAGCGACGAGTGGTCCATCGAGAACAGCTTCCTGACGCCGACGCTCAAGCTCAAGCGGAACGTGGTGGAAGACGCCTACCAGGAGAAGGTGGACAGCTGGTACGCCCAGAAGCAACCGGTGATCTGGCAGTAA
- a CDS encoding thioesterase domain-containing protein, with translation MTQLALFQKRINEDIPMSRALGIQLHSWDGHALVLSAPLEPNRNHQGTGFGGSVYSAAVTAAWSLTELALADLGLRGAVVVQSGNIDYLEPVNSDFYVVCRLPGEEIPERFRKSLARHGKGRLDLTAEVFCGEPTVLPKTDPVAVFQGRFVVQDVRSRVDL, from the coding sequence ATGACCCAGTTGGCCCTTTTCCAGAAACGAATCAACGAAGATATTCCCATGTCCCGTGCGCTGGGTATTCAGCTGCATTCCTGGGACGGTCATGCCCTGGTGCTGAGCGCACCGCTTGAGCCCAACCGCAACCATCAGGGCACCGGGTTTGGTGGCAGTGTCTACTCCGCTGCGGTAACCGCGGCCTGGAGCCTCACCGAGCTGGCCCTTGCCGATCTCGGGCTCAGAGGCGCCGTGGTCGTGCAGAGTGGCAACATCGATTACCTTGAGCCGGTCAACAGCGATTTCTATGTGGTGTGCCGGTTGCCCGGGGAGGAGATTCCCGAGCGCTTCCGCAAGAGTCTTGCCCGCCATGGCAAGGGGCGGCTGGATCTGACCGCTGAAGTGTTCTGCGGTGAGCCTACGGTACTGCCGAAGACTGATCCGGTGGCGGTATTCCAGGGTCGTTTTGTGGTTCAGGATGTGCGGTCCCGGGTGGACCTGTAA
- a CDS encoding iron ABC transporter permease, producing the protein MTEAVTAADPGLSQPLLAKRASRRWIIAAALITAIVALPVLSVIFLAFFPEENIWPHLIDTTLPRYLWTTIQLMVGVGAITLAIGLSSAWAVTMCEFPGRKFFEWAMLLPFAVPAYVIAYVYTSLLDYAGPVQRTMREWFGWQNASDYWFPEIRSLEGATLMIGLVLYPYVYLLARAAFLEQSPSLFAVSRSLGHSALSTFFRVVLPIARPAVAVGLSLVLMETLNDFGTVDFFAVQTLTAGLFDTWMNLGNLGGAAQIATTMLVFVVILVTLERYSRRRQQQYAARDNRDPIRRFTMSFPRQLVCVAVCAIPFILGFVIPAGTLGLYAWEYFEESWNPDFVQNTLNSLFLSSTAALTTLLIGVILAYSRRLHNTRGMQILMRLSSLGYAMPGAVLAVGVIVPLAGFDNWLDSLMRNTFGFSTGLLLSGTAFALVFAYTVRFLAVSAGSVESALQKVTPSMDMASRSLGYTPGKTLVNVHLPMLRGTLLTAALVVFVDCMKELPATLILRPFNFETLATYVYQFASDERLFHSALPSLIIVLAGIVPIILMSRSISNTRSIA; encoded by the coding sequence ATGACCGAGGCCGTAACCGCCGCTGATCCGGGGCTTTCCCAGCCCTTGCTGGCAAAACGCGCTTCCCGTCGCTGGATCATTGCTGCCGCCTTGATCACCGCCATTGTAGCGCTCCCCGTGCTCTCGGTGATCTTCCTGGCCTTCTTCCCGGAAGAGAACATCTGGCCTCACCTCATCGACACCACCCTGCCACGCTACCTGTGGACCACCATCCAGCTGATGGTCGGCGTTGGCGCCATTACCCTCGCAATCGGTCTGTCCAGCGCCTGGGCAGTGACCATGTGCGAATTTCCGGGGCGCAAGTTCTTCGAATGGGCCATGCTGCTGCCCTTTGCGGTTCCGGCTTACGTGATTGCCTATGTATACACCAGCTTGCTGGACTACGCCGGCCCGGTTCAGCGCACTATGCGCGAATGGTTTGGCTGGCAGAATGCCTCCGACTACTGGTTCCCGGAGATCCGTAGCCTGGAAGGCGCCACCCTGATGATCGGCCTGGTGCTCTACCCCTATGTTTACCTGCTGGCCAGAGCCGCCTTCCTGGAGCAATCGCCGTCCCTGTTTGCGGTCAGCCGCAGCCTGGGCCATTCGGCACTGAGCACCTTCTTCCGTGTAGTCTTGCCCATTGCCCGCCCCGCCGTCGCCGTTGGCCTGTCCCTGGTGTTGATGGAAACCCTGAACGATTTCGGCACCGTCGATTTCTTTGCGGTGCAGACCCTGACCGCGGGCCTGTTTGATACCTGGATGAACCTGGGTAACCTCGGCGGCGCCGCGCAGATTGCCACCACCATGCTGGTGTTTGTGGTGATCCTGGTGACCCTGGAACGCTATTCCCGTCGCCGCCAACAACAGTACGCGGCCCGTGACAACCGGGACCCGATCCGCCGCTTTACGATGTCCTTTCCCCGGCAGCTGGTCTGTGTTGCCGTGTGCGCCATCCCGTTCATCCTCGGCTTCGTAATACCCGCTGGAACCCTCGGGCTGTACGCCTGGGAATATTTCGAAGAGAGCTGGAACCCGGACTTCGTGCAGAACACCCTGAACAGCCTGTTCCTGTCCAGCACTGCGGCCCTGACCACCCTGCTGATCGGTGTGATCCTGGCTTACAGCCGGCGCCTGCATAACACCCGTGGCATGCAGATTCTGATGCGGCTCTCCAGCCTGGGTTATGCCATGCCGGGCGCGGTCCTGGCGGTGGGTGTGATAGTGCCCCTGGCGGGCTTCGATAACTGGCTGGACAGCCTGATGCGCAACACCTTCGGTTTCAGCACCGGCCTGCTGCTCAGCGGCACCGCCTTCGCACTGGTGTTTGCCTACACTGTCCGCTTCCTGGCGGTGTCTGCCGGCAGCGTGGAGAGCGCCCTGCAGAAGGTCACGCCCAGCATGGATATGGCCTCTCGCTCATTGGGCTACACGCCGGGCAAGACCCTGGTGAACGTGCATCTGCCGATGCTTCGGGGTACCCTGCTGACCGCCGCCCTGGTGGTGTTCGTGGATTGCATGAAAGAGTTGCCGGCCACGCTCATCCTGCGGCCGTTCAACTTCGAGACCCTGGCGACCTACGTGTACCAGTTCGCCTCGGACGAGCGCCTGTTCCACAGCGCCCTGCCCTCATTGATCATTGTCCTGGCGGGTATCGTGCCGATCATCCTGATGAGCCGCTCCATCTCAAACACCCGGAGCATTGCCTAG
- a CDS encoding Fe(3+) ABC transporter substrate-binding protein yields MRMKLAATAAMALAAMPLSASADGEVNIYSYRQAYLLEPLLNAFEKETGIEANVVFAKQGLAERLEREGRNSPADVVMTVDISRINELVERDLVQGVENDVLNKNIPENLRHPDGKWFALTTRGRLIFVSKDRVEEGEITTYEQLADDKWEGRICTRSGKHPYNIALFSSMIAHHGEAETEEWLNGLKDNLARKPQGGDRDQIKAIAEGVCDVAIGNSYYYGNMLQDENQRPIAEQVRLVFPNADDRGTHVNISGIALTNSAPNQENAIKLMEFLSSPEAQRIYAEANTEYPANPEVKPSGLVAEWGEINPDQLSLQEIANNRNAAVKLVDRVDYDGE; encoded by the coding sequence ATGCGCATGAAACTGGCAGCAACTGCAGCTATGGCCCTGGCGGCCATGCCACTCTCCGCATCCGCTGACGGCGAAGTCAACATCTACTCCTATCGCCAGGCATACCTGCTTGAGCCGTTGCTCAACGCATTCGAAAAAGAGACCGGCATCGAGGCCAACGTGGTCTTCGCCAAGCAAGGCCTTGCCGAGCGCCTGGAGCGTGAAGGCCGCAACAGCCCGGCGGACGTGGTCATGACGGTGGATATCTCGCGCATCAACGAACTGGTCGAGCGCGATCTGGTTCAGGGCGTTGAAAACGATGTTCTGAACAAGAACATTCCGGAGAACCTGCGTCATCCGGACGGCAAGTGGTTCGCCCTGACCACCCGTGGCCGCCTGATCTTCGTTTCCAAGGATCGCGTGGAAGAAGGTGAAATCACCACCTACGAGCAACTGGCGGATGACAAGTGGGAAGGTCGTATCTGCACCCGCAGCGGCAAGCACCCGTACAATATTGCCCTGTTCTCTTCCATGATTGCCCACCACGGTGAGGCCGAAACCGAAGAATGGCTGAACGGCCTGAAGGACAACCTGGCCCGCAAACCACAGGGTGGCGACCGCGACCAGATCAAGGCCATTGCCGAGGGCGTGTGTGACGTCGCCATCGGTAACAGCTACTACTACGGCAACATGCTGCAGGACGAAAACCAGCGCCCGATCGCCGAACAGGTTCGCCTGGTGTTCCCGAATGCCGATGACCGTGGCACCCACGTGAACATCAGTGGTATCGCCCTGACCAACAGCGCCCCGAACCAGGAAAACGCCATCAAACTGATGGAATTCCTGTCCTCGCCGGAGGCCCAGCGCATTTACGCCGAGGCCAATACCGAGTACCCGGCTAACCCGGAAGTGAAGCCCTCCGGCCTGGTTGCTGAGTGGGGTGAGATCAACCCGGATCAGTTGTCCCTGCAGGAAATTGCCAACAATCGCAATGCCGCAGTAAAACTGGTTGATCGTGTCGACTACGACGGCGAGTAA
- a CDS encoding HD domain-containing phosphohydrolase: MGVQQRKVAVHDLEVGMFVSDLDRPWHQTPFPIQGFYIRSEDDIRALQSHCRWVMIDVAEVRDTTKFEQGEIKPAFGRRTLRRGGDREELKLPPLAIQEPVTYETTTTLKKEIKVSRQLLDDAEIALERAFESLQEGGEADLRPVAEITRKMVASVIRHPDALLWLSRIRAHDDYIYRHSLNTSIWALVCGRHLGLNEGLLNHLGMGCLLSQVGKTVLPRSLLNHEGQFSAEDYARYRTYVEKGLAMLEGTGVSRAVLSVVGGHRERHNGSGFPQGVRGTRIPLMAKVAGIAEYFESLIGPRDGGDDPMTPAKAVSLLYEMRNIEFQEDLVENFIQAIGVYPTGSLVELSDGQRGIVVSHSPERRLWPKVMVMTDQEHKPLKSAHIIDLARYNESRDVNEALIVKECLPHGSEGLDPSRYDVTGAESRWNFSRLISG, from the coding sequence GTGGGCGTCCAACAGAGAAAAGTTGCGGTTCATGACTTGGAAGTGGGCATGTTTGTGTCCGATCTGGACCGGCCCTGGCACCAGACACCGTTTCCGATCCAGGGTTTCTACATCCGCTCCGAGGACGACATCCGGGCGCTGCAATCCCATTGCCGCTGGGTGATGATTGACGTCGCTGAAGTGCGCGATACCACGAAATTCGAGCAGGGCGAGATCAAGCCGGCTTTCGGGCGCCGTACCCTCAGGCGAGGCGGTGATCGCGAGGAGCTCAAGTTGCCTCCGCTCGCGATCCAGGAGCCGGTCACGTACGAGACCACCACCACCCTGAAAAAAGAAATCAAGGTTTCCCGTCAACTCCTGGACGACGCCGAGATTGCCCTGGAGCGTGCCTTCGAATCTCTGCAGGAAGGCGGTGAGGCCGATCTTCGCCCGGTAGCTGAGATAACCCGCAAGATGGTCGCGAGTGTGATTCGTCACCCCGATGCACTGCTGTGGCTGAGCCGGATCCGTGCCCACGATGACTATATCTATCGCCACTCCCTCAATACCTCCATCTGGGCCCTGGTGTGTGGTCGTCACCTCGGTCTGAATGAAGGGCTCCTGAATCACCTGGGCATGGGCTGCCTGTTGTCTCAGGTGGGTAAGACGGTTCTGCCGCGCTCCCTGCTGAATCACGAAGGGCAGTTCAGCGCCGAGGATTATGCCCGTTACCGCACCTATGTTGAGAAGGGTCTCGCCATGCTCGAGGGCACTGGCGTGTCCCGTGCCGTGCTCAGCGTGGTAGGCGGGCACCGGGAACGGCACAACGGCTCCGGTTTCCCGCAGGGCGTCCGTGGTACCCGTATTCCGCTGATGGCGAAAGTGGCGGGTATTGCCGAGTATTTCGAGAGCCTGATTGGCCCACGGGACGGTGGCGATGACCCCATGACACCGGCCAAGGCGGTCAGCCTGCTGTATGAGATGAGGAACATCGAGTTCCAGGAAGACCTGGTGGAGAATTTCATCCAGGCGATTGGTGTCTATCCGACAGGCAGTCTGGTGGAACTCAGCGACGGCCAGCGTGGCATCGTGGTTTCCCATTCCCCGGAGCGCCGGTTGTGGCCGAAGGTGATGGTGATGACCGACCAGGAGCACAAGCCCCTGAAGTCTGCGCACATCATTGACCTTGCCCGGTACAACGAAAGCCGGGACGTCAACGAAGCGCTGATCGTGAAGGAATGTCTGCCGCACGGTTCGGAAGGTCTGGATCCTTCTCGGTATGACGTCACCGGCGCGGAATCCCGCTGGAATTTCAGTCGTCTGATCAGCGGATAA
- a CDS encoding organic solvent ABC transporter permease, translating to MKFVHRTAPLTILLSTLALAGCLGSDDGGGTTVDTGQLNFNGFSGLGFRTASQSGTTNVNGQFRYYPGETLSFRVGDLVLADGVPARPNVTLLEFFPDLRNALQTPTVDVEGLRTHTRTELNLLDNGPLMNMTRLLMSLDWTQGVQEDEGIEIRQRVIEQLNAALPLLDAAIDFNVPTTEFTAMGTTPSPANQLLARICFHPEGDELCESPPTPDQIQNAPERPENEEDWDPDVEYRQDLQAKRDRILEAIRTLDEIDNEDARTYLRRELKDITTTVSNGYYLDEDVASHSASETGIKSVRVQRIGGDTALAEIEAISTRPEDVTIHAWSWQSAEVDYFVSGDSGGESELVMSFRPENTYRWVRKSLRVIIR from the coding sequence ATGAAATTCGTTCACCGAACTGCGCCCCTGACCATCCTCCTGAGCACCCTTGCCCTGGCCGGCTGCCTGGGCAGCGATGACGGCGGCGGCACGACCGTGGACACCGGCCAGCTCAATTTCAATGGATTCAGCGGCCTGGGCTTCCGGACGGCGAGCCAGAGCGGCACCACCAACGTCAACGGCCAATTCCGCTATTACCCCGGCGAGACTTTAAGCTTTCGGGTCGGAGATCTCGTCCTGGCAGACGGGGTCCCTGCCAGACCCAACGTTACCCTGCTGGAATTCTTCCCCGACCTTCGCAACGCCCTGCAAACACCGACTGTCGACGTGGAAGGCCTTCGCACCCATACCCGGACGGAGCTGAACCTGCTGGACAATGGCCCGCTGATGAACATGACCCGCCTGCTGATGTCGCTGGACTGGACCCAGGGCGTGCAGGAAGACGAGGGCATCGAAATCCGCCAACGGGTGATCGAGCAGCTGAACGCGGCCCTACCCTTGCTTGATGCCGCTATTGATTTCAACGTACCGACCACAGAGTTCACCGCCATGGGCACAACGCCCTCACCTGCGAACCAGCTACTGGCCAGGATCTGCTTCCATCCGGAGGGAGATGAACTCTGCGAATCGCCTCCCACTCCCGACCAGATCCAGAACGCACCGGAACGCCCGGAAAACGAAGAAGACTGGGATCCGGATGTGGAATACCGGCAGGACCTGCAGGCCAAGCGGGACCGCATCCTGGAAGCCATCCGGACCCTGGATGAAATAGACAACGAAGACGCTCGAACCTATCTGCGCCGGGAACTGAAGGACATCACCACCACTGTCAGCAACGGCTATTACCTGGATGAAGACGTGGCCAGCCACTCCGCCAGTGAAACCGGAATCAAGAGCGTCCGGGTGCAACGCATTGGAGGCGACACGGCCCTCGCGGAGATCGAGGCCATCAGCACCCGCCCGGAGGATGTCACCATACACGCGTGGAGCTGGCAGAGTGCCGAGGTGGACTATTTCGTCAGTGGGGACAGCGGTGGTGAATCGGAACTGGTGATGAGCTTCCGCCCCGAAAACACCTACCGCTGGGTACGCAAGAGCCTGCGGGTGATTATCCGCTGA